One genomic window of Arachis hypogaea cultivar Tifrunner chromosome 8, arahy.Tifrunner.gnm2.J5K5, whole genome shotgun sequence includes the following:
- the LOC112704955 gene encoding protein FAR1-RELATED SEQUENCE 5-like, with amino-acid sequence MDEQNEFEQDFGDEFTEGAYFSESGQSEDILEAAFTVDSVQDITTLNFTENCAEKIGKYHFSTLQLAFDFYLKYSKSKGFSERKSKTFKNSIGEIYKQKFVCHRQGFREEKYYTMEKRKNEPRLETRTGCEARMYVKFVPETGRWHLFYFSNEHNHDLLDTQFSAMLPAHRKISETDIMQMMNMLKSGISTSQIFGLLVSQVDGYEFVGYGPRDMYNEIARQRRQIPGDAARVLKKLEDMRLKDPQLYFKACHDSKGLLHNLFWSNGISQLDYLLFGDVIAFDATYKKKKYSYPLVIFSGVNHHNQTIIFAAMLIVDETTDTYIWLLHQLMFAIKGKTPTSIITDGAMAIRNAVRDVFPEVRHRLCAWHLLRNATSNVENPSFTSKFRKIMLGDYEIPVFKRKWVQLIKEFGFEDKPWVNNMYEEKHMWATTYIRGKFFAGFRTTSRCEGLHSIVARYVGSRYDLTSFIEHFQKRVAHLRFKEFKVDYESTRGVPIMQTCIELLERFVAELYTREIFLLFRPFLSRAGSMRVLNIENNDDCIKYIVCKHRRPDFMWTIEFRQDEMIFMCTCLRMESFGIPCEHIMKVLVERDICEILPSLVLDRWTKKVKSALNDPSGFTRDFVVISRQSALMEFSKQLAAVAAKVPE; translated from the coding sequence ATGGATGAACAGAATGAATTCGAACAAGATTTCGGAGATGAATTTACTGAGGGAGCGTATTTTTCTGAATCTGGTCAGTCAGAAGATATCCTTGAAGCTGCTTTTACGGTTGACTCCGTGCAAGATATTACAACTTTGAATTTCACTGAAAATTGTGCAGAGAAAATTGGTAAATATCACTTTTCTACTTTGCAGCTTGCATTTGATTTTTATCTGAAGTACTCAAAGTCGAAGGGCTTTAGTGAAAGGAAGAGTAAGACCTTCAAGAATAGTATTGGCGAGATTTACAAACAAAAGTTTGTATGTCATAGGCAAGGATTCAGGGAGGAGAAATATTACACGATGGAAAAAAGGAAGAATGAGCCTAGATTGGAAACAAGAACTGGGTGTGAAGCACGAATGTATGTTAAATTTGTACCAGAAACTGGAAGATGGCACCTCTTTTATTTCTCTAACGAACACAACCATGATCTATTGGATACACAATTCAGTGCTATGTTGCCTGCCCACAGAAAAATATCAGAGACAGATATTATGCAAATGATGAACATGCTAAAGTCCGGGATTAGCACCTCACAGATATTTGGTCTTCTAGTTAGTCAAGTAGACGGGTATGAATTTGTTGGCTATGGTCCCAGAGATATGTACAATGAGATTGCTCGGCAAAGGCGTCAAATTCCTGGTGATGCAGCACGAGTGTTGAAGAAGTTGGAGGATATGCGGTTGAAGGATCCACAATTATATTTCAAGGCATGTCATGATTCAAAAGGTTTGTTGCATAACTTGTTCTGGTCTAATGGGATTAGCCAACTAGACTACCTACTCTTTGGGGATGTTATTGCTTTTGATGCTACGTACAAGAAGAAGAAGTATAGTTATCCATTAGTCATATTCAGCGGGGTTAACCACCACAACCAAACAATTATTTTTGCTGCTATGTTAATTGTGGATGAAACTACTGATACATATATTTGGCTCCTGCATCAGCTCATGTTTGCAATAAAGGGTAAGACCCCGACTTCAATAATAACTGATGGGGCCATGGCGATTAGGAATGCAGTAAGAGATGTATTTCCCGAAGTCAGACATAGATTATGCGCTTGGCACCTTCTTCGAAATGCAACTAGCAATGTTGAAAATCCATCGTTTACATCTAAATTCAGAAAAATCATGTTAGGAGACTATGAGATTCCAGTGTTTAAGCGTAAGTGGGTTCAGCTTATTAAAGAATTTGGCTTTGAGGATAAGCCGTGGGTGAACAACATGTATGAAGAGAAGCATATGTGGGCTACTACATATATAAGAGGAAAATTCTTTGCTGGCTTTAGAACTACCTCAAGATGTGAAGGTTTACACTCAATTGTGGCAAGGTATGTGGGGTCGCGGTATGATTTGACAAGTTTTATAGAGCATTTTCAAAAGCGTGTTGCACACTTGCGCTTTAAAGAATTTAAAGTTGATTATGAATCTACACGTGGGGTGCCCATTATGCAGACTTGTATAGAGCTGCTAGAGAGATTTGTTGCTGAGTTATACACTCGTGAGATATTTCTATTGTTTCGGCCATTTCTCTCTAGAGCTGGATCAATGCGGGTGCTAAACATAGAGAATAACGATGATTGCATAAAGTACATTGTGTGTAAGCATAGGAGGCCCGATTTTATGTGGACCATTGAATTTCGTCAAGATGAAATGATCTTCATGTGTACCTGTTTAAGGATGGAGTCATTTGGAATTCCCTGCGAACATATTATGAAAGTTCTGGTTGAAAGAGACATTTGTGAGATTCTCCCGTCATTGGTATTGGATAGATGGACAAAAAAGGTGAAATCAGCACTCAATGATCCAAGTGGGTTCACCAGGGATTTTGTTGTTATTAGTCGTCAAAGTGCCTTGATGGAATTTTCTAAACAATTGGCTGCTGTTGCTGCTAAAGTACCAGAGTGA